In Methanococcoides sp. AM1, one genomic interval encodes:
- a CDS encoding cobaltochelatase subunit CobN, which yields MRNIRHQLLLLSVLILLAISPVVSAEEQVTKITYISYGPNEALDMASQTNDYSDLIEYTFIDFSDSGLSADMVAAAESGFLETQDVILCQGLYGIVFENSTVNESLQAAHDKGTALYSIEPMGYTPPAYFDYNSDGSTNDPVANYYTNMDTSGEGLENAENLLTYLTLKSKITYISYGPNEALDMASQTNDYSDLIEYTFIDFSDSGLSADMVAAAESGFLETQDVILCQGLYGIVFENSTVNESLQAAHDKGTALYSIEPMGYTPPAYFDYNSDGSTNDPVANYYTNMDTSGEGLENAENLLVYLATECPTLSRMAIMGNEVNFSEFVFVLGTDFNELSLTNASLDTNISSQLNITIFTKDNPVPEEFDFSNYGMIFIESQDESVVNNWTSSIKSAKTGGAMVIGYNLSSNITLPNVDLYTTEYTDIERYWVQGGDANMGSMLKFMGQNFSGLWEGEEIPEPELLRPKINITYIMNYGTDNHYLLNVLGERSVITDRFNVTVMDGAEAAANLTDVLDQDVIILGMIGGEEFPEFKDALLVAKANGTQIGLIATTDMYGVGNINMTIPPHSAMVEYHNISGYTNMENWIRCIGSTLGNAYIEYSPAVSSSIPLQGIYHPDAFPRIFGDSTEYLEWYADNGYNESAPTIGIITYSIVGDPKFTVTDDAVISYLESKGCNVIYTTKEVCTGDVDYFIKDGEVLVDSIISLKGFYLNYDDHEAGVEYLKSYNVPVLKGALDGSKTPDEYNASVQGLDLISIASQVAQPEIDGCIDYIWIAGLVTVGEGSDKYEYYKPIMSQVEWLCDRAIGWAELGNTNNADKKVSIIYYNHEGGKNNIGASYLDIGSSFTLMLEQMQAEGYDIGNGSIPNGSEFIDLFIESRNVGSWAPGELEKVVNSGNVTLVSVDEYLSCYNTLPESVRAEVEATWGPAPGDIMVYEGNFVIPKVQFGNVNFIPQPTRAGLSDESLIYHNESIPPTHQYLATYFWINNIYDADALIHFGTHSTQEWLPGKEVGLWRYDYPAIMVADTPVIYPYLMDNVGEGTQAKRRGNAVIIDHLTPPIVQAGIYAELAMMHDKMHNYEDARDANNTEMMQLYRNSTIELYESLTMENDLGVTPDELRAMTEDDFGTFIGSTVHNYLHELQDTLMPLGLHTFGVPPQDSKLVCMVKSMLRSDFIDHIYNVIPKDTGDEEDWEDNASVYATELLNATLLNGTNVSTAQIEILSLTDANITADLNMALNYSGLLNQTTREIDQTLRALNAEYIEPGPGNDPIRNPEALPTGRNFYSFDQRLIPDAETETMGAILAEQMLEQYKATHNGTYPNKVCYVLWATETMRHKGLMEAQIYALLGVDIHRDTGGRFSYFTIIDQENMTHPRIDVVITPSGLYRDTYPFQLEKMDEAIREVADRNETNATNYVRWNSLKMEDALIAAGYNNTTAHDLSQCRIFTEAPGAYGTGLPEATSASDTWDNESELADLYLSRMSNIYGADMWGESYEDVFRLNLMDVDAAIHSDSTNLIGVIDNDDFFQYLGGLGLAVRSLTGENPEMYIANFENPDNLEIITLQEHLRKEMRSRYLNPAWIEGMMGGEYAGAREMMKFTDNMWGWDAMMPDLITDSDWKAIYDIYVMDKYDLGLDEFLKTENPYQYQSITARMIETARKDYWDASDEVLQNLVKEYVESVVNDGVTCCHHTCGNALLDEYVQGIMSVPGVVDQATIDEYNKLMQEATHRYPETSGPSRSSSDTPSANIVNSTSTSNDATGYGTATDQPTDASQQSTPDNYVEGYEMTRENTPKESASSSFSGSDVMGALLVLASVGMIYFGFMRKK from the coding sequence ATGCGAAATATAAGACATCAGTTATTGCTTTTAAGTGTTTTGATTTTACTGGCGATTTCGCCAGTGGTATCGGCAGAAGAACAGGTTACTAAGATCACTTACATCTCCTATGGTCCGAACGAAGCTTTAGATATGGCAAGTCAGACAAATGATTACAGTGATCTTATTGAGTATACTTTCATTGATTTCTCAGATTCAGGTCTAAGTGCTGATATGGTTGCTGCTGCTGAGAGTGGTTTCCTTGAAACTCAGGATGTTATTCTCTGTCAGGGTCTCTATGGTATCGTTTTTGAAAATTCAACGGTAAATGAGAGTTTGCAGGCAGCACACGATAAGGGTACTGCCCTTTACAGCATAGAACCTATGGGCTATACACCTCCTGCTTACTTCGATTATAATTCCGATGGCAGTACAAATGATCCTGTTGCGAACTATTATACCAACATGGACACTTCCGGAGAAGGTCTTGAGAATGCTGAAAACCTTCTTACTTATCTGACACTAAAGTCAAAGATCACTTACATCTCCTATGGTCCGAACGAAGCTTTAGATATGGCAAGTCAGACAAATGATTACAGTGATCTTATTGAGTATACTTTCATTGATTTCTCAGATTCAGGTCTAAGTGCTGATATGGTTGCTGCTGCTGAGAGTGGTTTCCTTGAAACTCAGGATGTTATTCTCTGTCAGGGTCTCTATGGTATCGTTTTTGAAAATTCAACGGTAAATGAGAGTTTGCAGGCAGCACACGATAAGGGTACTGCCCTTTACAGCATAGAACCTATGGGCTATACACCTCCTGCCTACTTCGATTATAATTCCGATGGCAGTACAAATGATCCTGTTGCGAACTATTATACCAACATGGACACTTCCGGAGAAGGTCTTGAGAATGCTGAAAACCTTCTTGTCTACCTTGCAACAGAGTGCCCAACGCTTTCAAGAATGGCTATCATGGGCAATGAAGTAAACTTCAGTGAATTCGTATTTGTACTTGGTACAGACTTTAACGAGCTTTCTCTAACTAATGCTTCATTGGATACCAACATCTCATCTCAATTGAACATTACTATTTTCACAAAGGACAATCCTGTACCAGAAGAATTCGATTTCTCTAATTATGGAATGATCTTCATCGAGTCACAGGATGAGTCCGTGGTAAATAATTGGACATCGAGCATAAAGTCTGCCAAAACAGGCGGTGCAATGGTCATAGGCTATAATCTCTCCTCCAACATCACCCTGCCAAACGTTGACCTGTACACAACCGAATACACCGATATCGAGAGATACTGGGTGCAGGGTGGCGATGCAAACATGGGGAGCATGCTCAAATTCATGGGGCAGAATTTCTCCGGTTTATGGGAAGGAGAGGAGATTCCGGAACCTGAATTGCTGCGCCCAAAGATCAATATAACTTACATTATGAATTATGGCACCGACAACCATTATCTTCTCAATGTTTTAGGCGAGAGAAGCGTAATCACTGATAGATTCAATGTCACCGTGATGGATGGAGCAGAAGCTGCTGCAAATCTTACCGATGTTTTAGATCAGGATGTTATCATATTGGGTATGATTGGTGGTGAGGAGTTTCCGGAGTTCAAGGACGCACTTCTTGTGGCCAAGGCTAATGGCACACAGATCGGGTTAATTGCCACGACCGATATGTACGGTGTCGGTAACATCAACATGACAATTCCACCACACAGTGCAATGGTAGAGTATCATAATATTAGTGGATACACGAACATGGAGAACTGGATACGCTGTATCGGTTCAACCCTTGGGAATGCATATATCGAGTATTCCCCTGCCGTTTCTTCGTCAATCCCCCTACAAGGTATCTACCACCCTGATGCCTTCCCGAGGATATTTGGGGACAGCACCGAATATCTCGAGTGGTATGCGGATAATGGGTATAATGAGTCCGCACCCACTATTGGCATCATCACTTATTCTATTGTGGGGGATCCTAAATTTACAGTCACAGATGATGCTGTAATCAGCTACCTTGAGTCCAAAGGGTGCAATGTCATCTATACTACCAAGGAGGTATGTACTGGTGATGTGGATTATTTCATCAAAGATGGTGAAGTGCTCGTGGACTCCATCATTTCCCTGAAGGGTTTCTATCTCAATTATGATGATCATGAAGCGGGTGTGGAATATCTCAAGAGTTACAACGTTCCTGTACTCAAGGGAGCATTAGATGGTTCCAAAACACCCGATGAGTACAATGCCAGCGTGCAAGGTTTGGATCTAATTTCCATAGCTTCCCAAGTAGCGCAGCCTGAAATCGACGGATGTATCGATTATATATGGATAGCTGGTCTGGTCACTGTGGGTGAGGGCTCTGATAAATATGAGTATTACAAGCCGATCATGTCACAGGTTGAATGGCTATGTGACCGTGCAATCGGATGGGCAGAACTTGGAAATACCAATAATGCCGACAAGAAGGTCAGTATCATCTACTACAACCACGAAGGCGGTAAGAATAATATCGGTGCCAGTTACCTTGATATCGGGTCAAGTTTCACATTGATGCTTGAACAGATGCAGGCAGAGGGCTATGATATCGGAAATGGTAGTATTCCAAATGGAAGCGAATTCATCGACCTTTTCATTGAGAGCAGGAACGTTGGTTCATGGGCACCCGGTGAACTGGAGAAGGTTGTGAACTCCGGTAATGTCACCCTTGTATCAGTGGACGAGTATCTTTCCTGTTACAATACCTTGCCAGAATCCGTGCGTGCTGAAGTTGAGGCTACATGGGGTCCGGCACCCGGTGACATCATGGTGTATGAAGGAAATTTTGTGATACCAAAGGTACAGTTTGGAAATGTCAATTTCATACCCCAACCGACCAGAGCCGGACTATCCGATGAATCACTCATATATCACAACGAGTCAATACCACCTACACATCAGTATTTAGCCACATACTTCTGGATCAACAACATTTATGATGCCGATGCACTGATCCACTTCGGTACGCATAGCACACAGGAATGGTTGCCCGGGAAAGAGGTCGGACTTTGGAGATATGACTATCCGGCTATTATGGTGGCTGACACTCCTGTGATATACCCATACCTGATGGACAATGTGGGTGAGGGTACACAGGCAAAGCGCAGGGGCAATGCTGTGATCATAGACCACCTGACACCGCCGATAGTGCAAGCAGGTATCTATGCTGAGCTGGCTATGATGCATGATAAGATGCATAATTATGAAGATGCCAGGGATGCCAACAATACCGAAATGATGCAGCTTTATCGCAACAGTACCATCGAACTTTACGAAAGCCTCACGATGGAGAACGATCTTGGCGTAACTCCTGATGAACTCAGGGCAATGACTGAGGATGATTTTGGAACTTTCATTGGAAGCACTGTCCACAACTATCTGCATGAACTACAGGATACGCTCATGCCTCTTGGTCTCCATACATTCGGAGTTCCCCCTCAGGATTCAAAATTGGTCTGCATGGTCAAATCGATGCTTCGTAGCGATTTCATCGATCATATCTACAACGTGATCCCGAAGGATACGGGAGATGAGGAGGATTGGGAAGATAACGCCAGTGTCTATGCAACCGAGCTTTTGAATGCGACGTTGCTCAATGGTACCAATGTTTCAACTGCCCAGATCGAGATCCTTAGTCTTACGGATGCGAATATCACTGCTGATCTAAACATGGCACTGAATTACTCCGGCCTCTTGAACCAGACCACGCGTGAGATCGATCAGACGCTGCGTGCACTCAATGCGGAGTACATCGAGCCCGGGCCTGGAAACGATCCAATACGAAATCCCGAGGCTTTGCCAACAGGCAGGAATTTCTACAGTTTCGACCAGAGATTGATCCCTGATGCAGAGACCGAGACGATGGGAGCCATTCTTGCGGAACAGATGCTGGAACAGTACAAGGCAACACACAACGGTACCTATCCAAACAAGGTGTGCTATGTCCTTTGGGCGACTGAGACAATGCGCCACAAAGGACTCATGGAAGCCCAGATATATGCCCTTCTTGGAGTCGATATACACAGAGATACTGGCGGCAGGTTCTCATATTTTACTATAATCGACCAGGAGAACATGACTCATCCAAGGATCGATGTGGTTATCACACCTTCCGGACTCTATCGTGACACATACCCATTCCAGCTTGAAAAGATGGATGAGGCAATCCGGGAGGTTGCAGATCGCAATGAAACCAATGCGACAAACTATGTCAGATGGAATTCCCTGAAGATGGAGGATGCACTCATAGCCGCCGGATACAACAACACCACGGCACATGATCTATCCCAATGCAGGATATTCACCGAGGCGCCGGGTGCTTACGGTACAGGTCTGCCGGAAGCCACATCCGCAAGTGACACCTGGGATAATGAGTCCGAACTTGCCGACCTTTACCTGTCACGTATGTCCAACATCTATGGCGCAGACATGTGGGGCGAGAGCTACGAGGATGTGTTCAGGTTGAACCTGATGGATGTGGATGCAGCCATACACAGTGACTCGACAAACCTCATTGGAGTCATCGACAATGATGATTTCTTCCAGTACCTCGGAGGACTTGGGCTTGCGGTAAGATCATTGACAGGTGAGAATCCCGAGATGTATATTGCAAACTTTGAAAATCCAGACAATCTTGAAATCATCACACTTCAGGAACACTTAAGGAAGGAGATGCGTTCAAGATACCTGAATCCGGCGTGGATCGAAGGTATGATGGGAGGCGAGTACGCGGGTGCAAGGGAGATGATGAAATTCACCGATAACATGTGGGGCTGGGATGCCATGATGCCAGACCTGATCACGGATTCTGACTGGAAGGCGATATACGACATCTATGTTATGGATAAGTACGATCTTGGTCTGGATGAGTTCCTCAAAACCGAAAATCCATATCAATATCAGTCCATAACTGCACGGATGATCGAAACCGCACGCAAGGATTACTGGGATGCATCTGACGAGGTTCTCCAGAACCTTGTGAAGGAATACGTTGAATCCGTGGTCAACGATGGTGTTACATGCTGCCATCACACCTGTGGAAATGCTCTGCTTGATGAGTACGTGCAGGGCATAATGTCAGTACCCGGCGTTGTCGACCAGGCAACCATCGATGAGTACAATAAGCTGATGCAGGAAGCCACACATCGTTATCCTGAAACCAGTGGCCCCAGTAGGAGCAGTTCGGACACACCTTCTGCAAACATAGTCAATAGCACAAGCACAAGCAATGATGCTACGGGTTATGGAACTGCTACCGATCAGCCAACAGATGCTTCACAGCAAAGCACACCAGACAACTACGTTGAAGGTTATGAAATGACTCGTGAAAATACTCCGAAAGAGTCAGCTTCATCGTCCTTCTCAGGCTCTGATGTAATGGGGGCATTATTAGTCCTGGCATCTGTGGGAATGATCTACTTTGGTTTCATGAGAAAGAAGTGA